The following are encoded together in the Erwinia sp. E602 genome:
- a CDS encoding helix-turn-helix transcriptional regulator: MFYLQKYVLPDYAGEVIPSHFHFMPEIMWFRQAGGSFTINGDCYPLKDNTLVYIPPLIPHELQLDAAALHYRYLLQLEDDLLTGLAVTGYPQKQSIPLLMVVPEPLAGRLETLFAWCDGYQQFPAQQVLFRKALSLLLEEIFLLTPQRHDGWQSERPGFMHDLLQVLQQMERENRFELGTLEAAQRCGVSKSYFSRRFKAHFGMTFKEYLLVRKLKSAVGLLLAGERKIADIAEATGFTDSAYFTLKFRTLMGCTPTEFRLQAAGDRGGKAVYPPHAPVTANDFFISANE; the protein is encoded by the coding sequence TTGTTTTATCTGCAGAAATACGTGCTGCCTGACTACGCCGGCGAAGTTATCCCCTCGCACTTTCATTTTATGCCGGAAATAATGTGGTTCCGCCAGGCGGGCGGCAGCTTCACCATCAACGGCGACTGTTATCCGTTAAAAGACAATACGCTGGTTTACATCCCGCCGCTGATCCCCCACGAGCTGCAGCTCGACGCCGCCGCCCTGCACTACCGCTATCTGCTGCAGCTGGAGGACGATCTGCTGACCGGGCTGGCGGTCACCGGCTACCCGCAAAAGCAGAGTATCCCGCTGTTGATGGTGGTGCCGGAGCCGCTGGCCGGGCGGCTGGAAACGCTGTTCGCCTGGTGTGACGGCTATCAGCAGTTCCCGGCGCAGCAGGTGCTGTTTCGCAAAGCGCTGTCGCTGCTGCTGGAAGAGATCTTTCTGCTTACCCCCCAGCGCCACGACGGCTGGCAGAGTGAACGGCCCGGCTTTATGCACGACCTGCTGCAGGTGCTGCAGCAGATGGAGCGGGAAAACCGCTTTGAACTGGGTACGCTGGAGGCCGCGCAGCGCTGCGGCGTGTCAAAGTCCTACTTTTCCCGCCGTTTTAAAGCCCACTTTGGCATGACGTTTAAAGAGTACCTGCTGGTGAGAAAGCTGAAGTCGGCGGTGGGGCTGCTGCTGGCCGGTGAACGTAAAATCGCCGATATCGCCGAGGCCACCGGCTTTACCGACAGCGCCTATTTCACGCTGAAGTTCCGCACGCTGATGGGCTGTACGCCGACGGAGTTCCGGCTGCAGGCGGCGGGCGATCGCGGGGGAAAGGCGGTTTATCCGCCCCACGCGCCCGTCACGGCTAATGACTTTTTTATTAGCGCGAATGAATAG
- a CDS encoding glycoside-pentoside-hexuronide (GPH):cation symporter has protein sequence MTETTLTRADKFGYGLGDTACNLVWQTIMLFMAYFYTDVYGLSPAHMGTMFLAVRVIDAVFDIGMGALADRTRTAKGQFRPWILWFAVPFGLVCMMTFYTPDLSYGGKLAYAYVSYTLLSLLYSTINVPYCAMINNLSQTSAGRVSLQSWRFAMSACGGLIVSLAALPLVAWLGHGNLQQGYFHAMVLIGALGTVLLLVCYRLTHEKYISPPETSRVSVWQDIAVLTKSREWLSLFILNVVNLVAVIFKAGVVIYFCNYVLSRPDLVTTFLTVSIVAAFFGALCSGIFFKNYDKVKGFKICMLLEAVLLAVLYFIPAGSIAVILALIVAINFIQLLATPLQWALLSDVVDVLERQTGRKLSGIVFSTNLFAIKLGIALGGALIGWLLAWSGYTGGATQQGADAVHTIRLIFTLYPALLVVALVLIIGRYRSDNGVRTGLAKVS, from the coding sequence ATGACGGAAACGACACTGACGCGTGCAGATAAGTTTGGTTATGGTTTAGGGGATACCGCCTGTAATCTGGTCTGGCAAACCATTATGCTGTTTATGGCTTATTTTTATACCGACGTTTACGGTTTATCACCGGCGCATATGGGCACCATGTTCCTGGCGGTGCGGGTGATTGATGCGGTATTCGATATCGGTATGGGCGCGCTGGCCGACCGCACCCGAACCGCGAAGGGGCAGTTCCGCCCGTGGATCCTGTGGTTCGCCGTACCCTTTGGCCTGGTCTGTATGATGACCTTCTACACGCCGGACCTCTCCTACGGCGGTAAGCTGGCCTACGCTTACGTCTCTTACACCCTGCTATCGCTGCTCTACAGCACCATCAACGTGCCCTACTGCGCGATGATCAACAATCTCAGCCAGACCTCGGCCGGGCGCGTTTCGCTGCAGTCGTGGCGCTTTGCGATGAGCGCCTGCGGCGGGCTGATCGTCTCGCTGGCCGCGCTGCCGCTGGTGGCCTGGCTGGGCCACGGCAATCTGCAGCAGGGCTACTTCCACGCTATGGTGCTGATCGGCGCGCTGGGCACGGTGCTGCTGCTGGTCTGCTACCGGCTGACCCACGAGAAATATATCAGCCCGCCTGAAACCAGCCGCGTCAGCGTCTGGCAGGATATTGCGGTACTGACTAAAAGCCGCGAGTGGCTGTCGCTATTTATTCTTAACGTGGTGAACCTGGTGGCGGTGATATTTAAAGCCGGCGTGGTGATCTATTTCTGTAATTATGTGCTGAGCCGCCCGGATCTGGTTACCACCTTTTTAACCGTCAGTATTGTGGCGGCCTTTTTTGGCGCGCTGTGCTCCGGGATTTTCTTTAAAAATTACGACAAGGTTAAAGGTTTTAAAATTTGTATGCTGCTGGAAGCGGTGCTGCTGGCGGTCCTTTACTTTATTCCCGCTGGCTCGATTGCGGTGATCCTGGCGCTGATCGTGGCGATTAACTTTATTCAGCTGCTGGCCACCCCGCTGCAGTGGGCCCTGCTCTCCGACGTGGTCGACGTGCTGGAGCGGCAGACCGGCCGCAAGCTGAGCGGCATCGTCTTCTCCACTAACCTGTTCGCTATCAAGCTGGGCATCGCGCTGGGCGGCGCGCTGATCGGCTGGCTGCTGGCCTGGAGCGGCTACACCGGCGGTGCAACGCAGCAGGGCGCCGACGCGGTGCATACCATCCGGCTGATTTTCACCCTTTACCCGGCGCTGCTGGTGGTGGCGCTGGTGCTGATTATCGGCCGCTACCGCAGTGATAACGGCGTGCGCACCGGCCTGGCAAAAGTCAGTTAA
- a CDS encoding dihydrodipicolinate synthase family protein, with protein sequence MFTGLSAFPLTPFNAQGIDEAAFIRLLNRLTAARVDSLGVLGSTGSYAYLSREQRSRIAQVARQHAGETPLMVSIGAISTEQVLHLADDAQRAGADALLLPAMSYQKLTDDEVFGLFETVTRYVSVPVCVYDNPGTTHFTFSDDLHGRIAALPGIASVKIPGVPPAADDAAARVKSLRDRLPGRVTIGVSGDAFAAAGLNAGCEVWYSVMGGLFPHAAKALTDAAARGDRAQVAELGARLEPLWALFRQHGGSIRVIAAAASALGLTDADCLPRPLLPLAAKDREEVARIITQLELA encoded by the coding sequence ATGTTTACCGGCCTTAGCGCTTTCCCCCTGACGCCGTTTAACGCGCAGGGCATTGATGAAGCGGCATTTATCCGCCTGCTTAACCGCCTGACCGCCGCCCGCGTAGATTCGCTGGGGGTGCTGGGGTCGACCGGCAGCTACGCATATCTGAGCCGCGAACAGCGCAGCCGTATTGCCCAGGTCGCCAGGCAACATGCCGGGGAGACGCCGTTAATGGTCAGCATCGGGGCGATTAGCACCGAACAGGTACTACATCTGGCCGACGACGCGCAGCGGGCCGGGGCAGATGCCCTGCTGTTACCGGCGATGAGCTATCAGAAACTGACTGATGATGAGGTATTTGGCCTGTTTGAGACGGTGACGCGCTATGTCTCGGTGCCGGTCTGTGTTTATGACAACCCAGGCACCACTCACTTTACCTTCTCCGACGACCTGCACGGCCGGATTGCCGCCCTGCCCGGCATTGCGTCGGTGAAGATCCCCGGCGTGCCGCCAGCGGCAGACGACGCCGCCGCACGGGTAAAGTCGCTGCGCGATCGGCTGCCGGGCCGGGTAACGATTGGGGTAAGCGGTGATGCCTTTGCCGCTGCCGGGCTGAATGCGGGCTGTGAGGTCTGGTACTCGGTGATGGGCGGCCTGTTCCCGCACGCCGCAAAAGCGCTGACCGACGCCGCCGCGCGCGGCGACCGTGCGCAGGTGGCTGAACTGGGCGCACGGCTGGAGCCGCTGTGGGCGCTGTTCCGCCAGCACGGCGGCAGCATCCGGGTGATCGCCGCGGCGGCCAGCGCGCTGGGCCTGACCGATGCCGACTGCCTGCCGCGCCCGCTGCTGCCGCTGGCAGCAAAGGATAGGGAAGAAGTGGCGCGGATTATTACACAGCTGGAGCTGGCCTGA
- a CDS encoding glycoside hydrolase family 43 protein, which yields MIITNPILKGFNPDPAICRRGDDYYIAVSSFEWFPGIPIWHSTDLGNWTLKTHVITTSAQADLTKLRSAKGIWAPCLTWCEADGLFYVLYGVMNSMNGRYFDVDNYLITAENIEGPWSEPVYLHSAGYDASILHDDDGRKWVVAVDWETRDGYSGAISVVEYDAASGKTVGFPQRIWSGDGEIGAEGAHLTKRNGWYYIMTAEGGTGYGHCVTMGRSRHVLGPYEKDPQNPILTSASADRLHTPLVIDKTSAAAFDKDYLRAGCFNPDAGLQKAGHASYVECDDGRVYMVHLCGRPLRPELCCPLGRETAIQEAYWTGDGWLRLAGGGNIARDWIDIPGVAGPQPAEIVDRAIRFDDGPLDIHLYAPRIAAETFANTAVKPGWVTLRGQESLCSENRVSLLARKLTALDATVTTRMDFSPAVFQHSAGLILYYDNMNWLLLQKTFDERAGSAELSVVHLDNGLKREDRHLCAHPADGELYLRLEIDGRQMGFSWSTDDVHYQPVGQRYDAALFSDEYSQYGEFTGSFVGIACVDAVYHRQPASFEFIRYRANEAKRIE from the coding sequence ATGATTATCACTAATCCGATTTTAAAAGGCTTTAACCCGGATCCGGCGATCTGCCGCCGTGGCGATGACTACTATATTGCCGTTTCCTCGTTCGAGTGGTTCCCGGGCATTCCGATCTGGCACTCTACCGACCTGGGCAACTGGACGCTGAAAACTCATGTCATCACCACCTCCGCTCAGGCCGACCTGACGAAACTGCGATCCGCCAAAGGCATCTGGGCACCCTGTCTCACCTGGTGTGAGGCGGACGGGCTGTTCTACGTGCTGTACGGCGTGATGAATTCGATGAACGGGCGCTACTTTGACGTCGATAACTACCTGATCACCGCAGAGAATATTGAAGGGCCGTGGAGCGAGCCGGTCTACCTGCACTCGGCGGGCTATGACGCCTCGATCCTGCACGACGACGACGGACGTAAATGGGTGGTGGCGGTCGACTGGGAAACCCGCGACGGCTACAGCGGCGCGATCAGCGTGGTGGAGTATGACGCGGCCAGCGGCAAAACGGTCGGTTTCCCGCAGCGCATCTGGTCCGGCGACGGCGAGATCGGCGCGGAGGGGGCGCACCTGACCAAACGCAACGGCTGGTACTACATCATGACCGCCGAAGGCGGCACCGGCTACGGCCACTGCGTCACCATGGGGCGTTCCCGCCACGTGCTCGGGCCGTATGAGAAAGATCCGCAGAACCCGATCCTCACCTCGGCCAGCGCCGACCGGCTGCATACGCCGCTGGTGATCGACAAAACCTCGGCGGCGGCCTTTGATAAAGACTACCTGCGCGCCGGCTGCTTTAACCCGGATGCCGGCCTGCAGAAGGCCGGGCACGCCAGCTACGTTGAGTGCGACGATGGCCGGGTGTATATGGTGCACCTGTGCGGCCGCCCGCTGCGCCCGGAGCTGTGCTGCCCGCTGGGGCGGGAAACGGCGATTCAGGAAGCGTACTGGACCGGGGACGGCTGGCTGCGGCTGGCGGGCGGGGGCAATATCGCCCGCGACTGGATTGATATTCCCGGTGTGGCAGGCCCACAGCCTGCGGAGATCGTCGATCGGGCGATCCGCTTTGACGACGGCCCGCTGGATATCCACCTCTACGCCCCGCGCATCGCGGCGGAGACCTTCGCCAATACCGCAGTGAAACCGGGCTGGGTAACGCTGCGCGGCCAGGAGTCGCTCTGTTCCGAAAACCGGGTCAGCCTGCTGGCGCGCAAGCTGACCGCGCTGGACGCCACCGTCACCACCCGCATGGATTTCTCACCCGCCGTTTTCCAGCACAGCGCCGGGCTGATCCTCTACTACGACAATATGAACTGGCTGCTGCTGCAGAAAACGTTCGACGAGCGCGCGGGTTCGGCCGAACTGTCGGTTGTCCATCTGGATAACGGGTTGAAAAGGGAGGATCGCCACCTCTGCGCCCACCCGGCCGACGGTGAACTCTACCTGCGGCTGGAAATCGACGGCCGACAGATGGGCTTCAGCTGGTCCACCGACGATGTGCACTATCAGCCGGTCGGCCAGCGTTACGACGCGGCGCTGTTCTCCGACGAATACAGTCAGTACGGCGAGTTCACCGGCTCGTTTGTCGGCATCGCCTGCGTCGATGCGGTTTATCATCGTCAGCCCGCCAGCTTTGAGTTTATCCGCTACCGGGCGAACGAGGCAAAGCGTATCGAATAA